One region of Candidatus Polarisedimenticolaceae bacterium genomic DNA includes:
- a CDS encoding c-type cytochrome: protein MSRSGLTFRALIAVAAMAVLVSVALAQSTAPPVKKAEDEYMNIQVLKGVPADQVVPAMQFISNALNADCEFCHVRGSFDKDDKEEKKTAREMIKMMNEINKANFDGHKAVTCFTCHHGSTNVANVPAIPDTEPKPPQPPVKPESLPAAQALLDKYVAAVGGADALAKVKSRYQKGTMSGFGGRTMPVEIFAKAPDKRAAYVQMGQGANITAFDGKNGWLGNPGRPARDMSPDEAAHAKMDADLTFAADVKKMYTKFDVAPSDKVNGHDVWMVIARNEGQPPLRLYLDQQSGLLVRLQRYIETPLGRNPTQIDYDDYKDDGGVKVAQTWTVARPQGRFTIKVDETKTNVDVDDAKFAKPADAPKPDAPKPAEGKKP from the coding sequence ATGTCTCGTTCCGGTCTCACGTTCCGCGCGCTCATCGCGGTCGCCGCGATGGCGGTCCTCGTCTCGGTCGCCCTCGCCCAGAGCACCGCTCCCCCGGTGAAGAAGGCCGAGGACGAGTACATGAACATCCAGGTCCTGAAGGGCGTGCCGGCGGATCAGGTCGTCCCGGCGATGCAGTTCATCTCGAACGCGCTCAATGCCGACTGCGAGTTCTGCCACGTCCGCGGCAGCTTCGACAAGGACGACAAGGAAGAGAAGAAGACTGCGCGCGAGATGATCAAGATGATGAACGAGATCAACAAGGCGAACTTCGACGGGCACAAGGCGGTGACGTGCTTCACCTGCCATCACGGGAGCACGAACGTCGCGAACGTGCCGGCGATCCCGGACACCGAGCCGAAGCCGCCGCAGCCGCCGGTCAAGCCAGAGTCGCTGCCCGCGGCGCAGGCGCTCCTCGACAAGTACGTCGCCGCGGTCGGCGGCGCGGACGCGCTCGCCAAGGTCAAGAGCCGCTACCAGAAGGGAACGATGAGCGGGTTCGGCGGCCGCACGATGCCGGTCGAGATCTTCGCGAAGGCGCCGGACAAGCGCGCGGCGTACGTGCAGATGGGCCAGGGCGCGAACATCACGGCGTTCGACGGGAAGAACGGCTGGCTCGGCAACCCCGGCCGCCCGGCGCGCGACATGTCGCCGGACGAGGCCGCGCACGCGAAGATGGACGCGGATCTCACCTTCGCCGCCGACGTGAAGAAGATGTACACGAAGTTCGACGTCGCGCCGTCCGACAAGGTCAACGGCCACGACGTGTGGATGGTCATCGCGCGGAACGAGGGCCAGCCGCCGCTCCGCCTCTACCTCGACCAGCAGAGCGGCCTGCTCGTTCGGCTCCAGCGCTACATCGAGACCCCGCTCGGCCGGAACCCGACTCAGATCGACTACGACGACTACAAGGACGACGGCGGCGTGAAGGTCGCGCAGACCTGGACCGTGGCGCGCCCGCAGGGCCGGTTCACGATCAAGGTCGACGAGACCAAGACGAACGTCGACGTCGACGACGCGAAGTTCGCGAAACCGGCGGATGCACCCAAGCCCGACGCGC
- a CDS encoding glycosyltransferase family 39 protein: protein MSEPSFVERHARWIAAAIVVVAAVMRFAGPGTAPPGLHPDAASNAWNVQCLLATGKDWNGESWPVLTSRGFGQGQSTLFYYFLLPFQAAFGMSARTTVLPSALTGTLSVLFLYLAGARMFGKTAGLIAATVLALMPWHLLLSRWGQESGIVPILVTLPIALMASSGLPFTSRDPEQASAWRSTVAGFAAGLACYGYLAVRVFLPISIVLAALLNGRNVARFTTSRNGRRALAGFLLGLAVTLGPLATRHLMDPTIGKRAREQASWSANDPTSVALGKVLARYPGSLGPNFLFVHGDEWPLHTLPSSGPLRDYTAPLLLAGLAAIVLTYRRDPSARTLAAMLVVYPLADALAQHPSPHLLRTAPGMVPLALAAGLGAAWAWGALRQRQRVVAIAAACVLAAWATFSTARFARIFYGPAYNRDVNTWQYFNVDLLEALDWVKPRFDGADGVWISMTSSSAMEQPFVLALVELGYDPKRWFADKKVVMPRSDTDLVRSVGKIHFIFTPEDAEPLRELGKDARQDHVLIIARPGEWHRGEPAHTVYLPDGRPSFLIYDLQL from the coding sequence ATGAGCGAGCCCAGCTTCGTGGAGCGTCACGCACGGTGGATCGCCGCCGCGATCGTGGTCGTCGCGGCCGTGATGCGCTTCGCCGGCCCCGGAACGGCGCCGCCCGGCCTCCACCCCGACGCCGCGTCGAACGCGTGGAACGTGCAGTGTCTCCTCGCGACCGGCAAGGACTGGAACGGCGAGTCGTGGCCGGTGCTCACGAGCCGCGGGTTCGGCCAGGGGCAGTCGACCCTCTTCTACTACTTCCTCCTCCCGTTCCAGGCGGCATTCGGGATGAGCGCGAGGACGACCGTCCTTCCCTCGGCGCTCACCGGCACGCTGTCGGTGCTCTTCCTCTACCTCGCGGGCGCGCGGATGTTCGGCAAGACCGCCGGCCTGATCGCGGCGACGGTCCTGGCGCTCATGCCGTGGCACCTTCTCTTGAGCCGCTGGGGACAGGAATCCGGGATCGTCCCGATCCTCGTCACGCTCCCCATCGCGCTCATGGCCTCGTCTGGCCTGCCGTTCACCTCGCGGGATCCCGAGCAGGCGAGCGCCTGGCGATCGACGGTGGCCGGCTTCGCCGCGGGGCTCGCGTGCTACGGCTACCTCGCAGTCCGCGTCTTCCTTCCGATCTCGATCGTCCTCGCCGCGCTGCTGAACGGCCGCAACGTGGCCAGGTTCACGACAAGCCGCAACGGCCGCCGCGCGCTCGCCGGCTTCCTCCTCGGCCTCGCCGTCACGCTCGGTCCGTTGGCGACGCGCCACCTGATGGACCCCACGATCGGCAAGCGCGCTCGCGAACAGGCGAGCTGGTCGGCGAACGACCCTACGTCCGTTGCCCTGGGGAAAGTCCTCGCGCGCTACCCCGGCAGCCTCGGCCCGAACTTCCTCTTCGTTCACGGCGACGAGTGGCCGCTCCACACGCTTCCCTCATCGGGGCCTCTACGCGATTACACCGCGCCGCTTCTCCTCGCGGGACTCGCGGCGATCGTGCTCACGTACCGCCGAGACCCTTCGGCGCGAACACTTGCCGCGATGCTCGTGGTCTACCCGCTCGCCGATGCGCTCGCGCAGCATCCGAGCCCGCATCTCCTGCGCACCGCCCCCGGCATGGTGCCGCTCGCGCTCGCGGCAGGCCTCGGCGCCGCCTGGGCGTGGGGCGCGCTGCGTCAGCGGCAGCGTGTCGTGGCGATCGCGGCGGCGTGCGTGCTCGCGGCGTGGGCGACGTTCTCCACGGCGCGCTTCGCGCGGATCTTCTACGGACCGGCCTACAACCGCGACGTGAACACCTGGCAATACTTCAACGTCGACCTTCTCGAGGCGCTCGACTGGGTCAAGCCGCGCTTCGACGGCGCCGACGGGGTGTGGATCTCGATGACGTCCTCGTCCGCGATGGAGCAGCCGTTCGTGCTCGCGCTCGTCGAGCTCGGCTACGACCCGAAGCGCTGGTTCGCGGACAAGAAAGTCGTCATGCCGCGCAGCGACACCGACCTCGTCCGCTCCGTCGGCAAGATCCATTTCATCTTCACACCCGAGGACGCCGAGCCGCTCCGCGAGCTCGGCAAGGACGCGCGCCAGGACCACGTGCTCATCATCGCCCGCCCCGGCGAGTGGCATCGCGGCGAGCCCGCCCACACCGTCTACCTTCCCGACGGCCGCCCCAGCTTCCTGATCTACGACCTCCAGCTCTAA